Proteins encoded in a region of the Phoenix dactylifera cultivar Barhee BC4 chromosome 3, palm_55x_up_171113_PBpolish2nd_filt_p, whole genome shotgun sequence genome:
- the LOC103704955 gene encoding protein RALF-like 33, whose amino-acid sequence MATRRSSLSLFFLLLAAFIALLAATSEAISSPVAAELGWIPGRTACRGTIAECLAGDEFELDSEISRRILASSRYISYDSLRRDRVPCSRRGASYYNCRPGAHANPYSRGCSAITRCRR is encoded by the coding sequence ATGGCGACGCGAAGAAgctctctttccctcttcttcctcctcctcgccgCCTTCATCGCCCTGCTCGCCGCCACCTCGGAGGCGATCTCCTCGCCGGTGGCGGCGGAGCTGGGGTGGATCCCGGGGCGGACGGCGTGCCGTGGGACGATCGCGGAGTGCCTCGCCGGCGACGAGTTCGAGCTCGACTCGGAGATCAGCCGCCGGATCCTGGCCTCATCGCGCTACATCAGCTACGACTCGCTGAGGCGCGATAGAGTCCCCTGCTCTCGCCGCGGCGCCTCCTACTACAACTGCCGCCCCGGCGCCCACGCCAACCCCTACTCTCGTGGATGCTCCGCCATCACCCGGTGCAGGCGTTAG
- the LOC103715276 gene encoding 40S ribosomal protein S21-like — protein sequence MQNEEGKMMDLYIPRKCSATNRLITAKDHASVQINIGHLDENGVYTGQFTTFALSGFIRAQGDADGALDRLWQKKKAEVRQQ from the exons ATGCAGAACGAAGAGGGAAAGATGATGGATCTCTACATCCCCAGAAAATG TTCTGCCACGAACAGGCTAATTACTGCGAAGGACCATGCCTCAGTCCAGATCAATATAGGGCACTTGGACGAGAATGGGGTGTACACTGGGCAGTTCACCACGTTTGCTCTCTCTGGTTTCATACGGGCTCAG GGTGATGCGGATGGTGCTCTGGACAGGCTCTGGCAGAAGAAGAAAGCTGAAGTGCGGCAACAGTAG